CGAAGGTTAGTCTCATGGCAAACGAACGAAGCGCATACCTCCAGTCCTTTCCGCTCTTCATGATTATGCTGATTTTTCTGGTCATACCGACCCTCATGATCGTGATCGTCAGCTTCTGGGACTATAATTCATTTTCAGTAATCCCTGATTTTATATTTGATAACTACAATTTTCTACTGACTTCACCGGTTACATGGCAGGCTTATGCAAAAACCCTGTTTTATGCTGTGACCTCATGGGCAATTACTCTGCTTATCGGGTTCACTGCGGCATATTACATGGCTTTTCATTTAAGGACCACCAAGGCGCAGACAATCTGTTTTCTGCTTGCTACCGTTCCTTTTCTTACTTCCAATATCATCCGTATGATTTCATGGATTCCACTCCTTGGACGCAACGGTCTTGTAAACCAGATGCTTCAAAGTCTGGGACTGATAAATCAGCCTCTCGAGTTTCTTCTCTATAGCGACTTTTCAGTTATTCTGGCTTTCGTTCATCTTTATACACTGTTCATGGTTGTGCCGATATTCAACTCCATGATGCGCATTGACCGTAAACTTGTAGAAGCCGCAATCGATGCCGGAGCAAGTCCATGGCAGGTTGTAACTCACGTCATAATTCCTCTTTCAAAGTCAGGCATCACTATCGGTACTATTTTCGTCTTCACCCTTGTTATGGGTGATTTCATCACCGTGCGCCTCATGAGCGGAGGACTGAGTGCTTCGGTCGGACTGCTTATCTATAATGAAATCAGTCTGCTCCAGTACCCTGCCGCCGCAGCCGGGGCTGTAACACTGCTGGCAACAGTGCTGATAATGCTCGCCATACTTTTCAGATTCGCCAACATCCGCAAGGATCTTTAGGAGCCTGCCATGCTGAATTCAAATAGAAGACCGAAAAGTTTTTACTTTTTAACAGCATTCTTTGCCTTGTTTATCCTGTTCTTATACGGACCCACACTGACAATAGGAATCCTCTCCTTTCAGGGACCGTCAGGAGGACTGACTTTTCCCATGAACGGCTTTTCGCTGCACTGGTATTTCAAATTATTTGAGCAGCAGGCTGTGGGAGATTTCGGTGGATCGCTGACACGTTCACTGCTTCTGGCTCTGGCTGTTATGGTTGCGACCGTTGTTATTTCACTCTCTGCCGGAATGGCTTTTCGTAAAAAATTCAAGGGAAGCAGTGTTCTTTTCTACCTTACAATTGTCAGTCTGATTATTCCCTCAATTCTGATAAGCCTCGGTATCGGTCTGCTGTTCAACCAGATCGGCATTGAACCAACGTGGTATGGCTCTGCTTTCGGTTCGCACCTCACCTGGACTCTGCCTTTCGGTTTGCTGATTATGTTCGCCGTGTTCAACAGATTTGATAAATCCTATGAAGCCGCGGCCCGCGATATGTGTGCCACGCCTTTTCAGATTCTTCGTTTTGTAGTCATACCGCTGATTCTTCCAAGTCTGGTCGGTGTCGGACTGTTCGGGTTCACTCTGTCTTATGATGAGTTTGCCAGAACGATTATGACTGCCGGGTCCAAGAACACACTTCCGCTGGAAATTTTCGGCATGACAACCAATGTTACCACACCGGTTCTTTACGCTCTTGGAACTCTGACAACATTCATATCTTTCGTCGTTATAATCGGCACTCTTTTTACGCTGCACCTTTTGAAGCGCCGCCGCAGACGGATTTCAGGAGGGGAGTAAGATATGAAGATTCTGGTTATAAATCCAAATTCAAGCTTTCCGATGACGTGTTCCATTGAGGAGACCGCTAAAAGAGTCTGCTCAAAGGGAACAATTATAGAAGCCTGCGGCCCTACACAGAGTCCGGCCTCCATTGAAGGATACTATGATGGAGCAATGGCCACATATCACATGCTTGATGTTGTCACCCATAAAGAAACTGCTGACGGATATGTCGTGGCCTGTTTTGATGATACCGGAGTTGATGCTTTAAGAGAGGTTGTTGCCGGACCGGTTCTCGGAATCGGAGAGGCTGCCATGCATGCCGCCAGTATGCTGGCCTGCCGCTTTTCAATACTCACAACTCTTGAAAGGTCTGTGCCTATTATTGAGGACAATGCCGCCGAATAT
Above is a window of Maridesulfovibrio bastinii DSM 16055 DNA encoding:
- a CDS encoding ABC transporter permease codes for the protein MANERSAYLQSFPLFMIMLIFLVIPTLMIVIVSFWDYNSFSVIPDFIFDNYNFLLTSPVTWQAYAKTLFYAVTSWAITLLIGFTAAYYMAFHLRTTKAQTICFLLATVPFLTSNIIRMISWIPLLGRNGLVNQMLQSLGLINQPLEFLLYSDFSVILAFVHLYTLFMVVPIFNSMMRIDRKLVEAAIDAGASPWQVVTHVIIPLSKSGITIGTIFVFTLVMGDFITVRLMSGGLSASVGLLIYNEISLLQYPAAAAGAVTLLATVLIMLAILFRFANIRKDL
- a CDS encoding ABC transporter permease, which gives rise to MLNSNRRPKSFYFLTAFFALFILFLYGPTLTIGILSFQGPSGGLTFPMNGFSLHWYFKLFEQQAVGDFGGSLTRSLLLALAVMVATVVISLSAGMAFRKKFKGSSVLFYLTIVSLIIPSILISLGIGLLFNQIGIEPTWYGSAFGSHLTWTLPFGLLIMFAVFNRFDKSYEAAARDMCATPFQILRFVVIPLILPSLVGVGLFGFTLSYDEFARTIMTAGSKNTLPLEIFGMTTNVTTPVLYALGTLTTFISFVVIIGTLFTLHLLKRRRRRISGGE
- a CDS encoding aspartate/glutamate racemase family protein, whose protein sequence is MKILVINPNSSFPMTCSIEETAKRVCSKGTIIEACGPTQSPASIEGYYDGAMATYHMLDVVTHKETADGYVVACFDDTGVDALREVVAGPVLGIGEAAMHAASMLACRFSILTTLERSVPIIEDNAAEYGLGRRCRGVHAADIPVLALEDEQDESIFSIVNKAALDILAKDRSDALVLGCGGMTHLAARLEASLGVPVIDGVSAAVGFVEALIRMGLKTSKSGGYAFPRDKQTSQNGEGGNV